In Mycobacterium sp. ITM-2016-00317, the genomic window CGGCCGTCGTGGAACGCGGCAGGCAGGCCGGCCGGGGGCTGGGCGACGATCCGGCCGCCGCGGTCGAGACGCTCGCAGCGCGGGTGCAGGCGGAGCTGGCGGCCGTCGACGACCCGCTGATCGAGGTGATCGGCGGCCTGGGCATCCGGCTGAGCAGCTACCTGCCCACCCGGACCTTCGAGCTGGCCGTGCACGGTCTGGACATCGCACGCGCAGTCGGCATCGACGTCGAACCGCCTGTCGAGGTGCTCGCCGACGCCGCGGCGCTGGCCGCCCGGATCGGTGTCGCGCTCGGCCAGGGCCCGACAGCCCTGCTCGCGCTCACCGGGCGCACCGCTCTACCCGTCGGGTTCTCCGTGGTCTGACCGCGCCGATGAGTTCTTCGACCGGTGGTGGTCTGTATCGGAAATCCACCACCGGTGAGGAGAAACCATGGCGATCGACAACCAACCCATGCTGGTACCGCATCTCGTCGTCGAGGACGCCGCGGCCGCGCTCGACTTCTATGCCAAGGCGTTCGGCGCCGAGGAGATGGTGCGGATGCCCGGCCCGGAGGGCAAGCTGATCCACGCCGCCACCCGGATCAACGGCGCGATGGTGTTCCTCAACGACGACTTCCCCGAGTTCAACGGCGGAAAGGCGAGCACGCCGACCGCGCTGGGCGGGTCGCCGGTGACCATCCACCTGCACGGCCCCGACGTCGACGGCCGGTTCCAGCGGGCCCTCGATGCCGGGGCCACCGTGGTCAATCCGCTCGAGGACCAGATCTGGGGCGACCGCTACGGGGTGCTGCGCGATCCGTTCGGTCACCTGTGGTCGCTGGCCGAGACCGTCCGCGAGGTCGACATGAACGAGGTGATGGAGCAGATGTCCGCGAGCGGCTAGCTCGGGATGTGGTTCTGTAGCAGCGCGACGGGCAGACCGTTCGCGACGGTGATCCCGCTCAGCGCCGCGATACTGGCCGGCTTCGGGATGCGTTCCAGCTCAGGGGTGTCCGGGTCCGAGCCGTACAGTCCGAACTGCAGTTCGTAGCCTTCGGACCATTCCAGATTGTCGACGAATGACCAGTAGGTGTAGCCGCGGATGTCGGTACCGTGGGCGACCAGGTCCTGCACCACCGCGACGTGGTTGACGATGTAGGACGGCCGCTTGGTGTCCTCGTCGTCGGCGATCCCGTTCTCGGTGACCCACAACGGTTTCCCGTAGGACGCCGCGAGTTCGAGCACCTCCCGGAAACCACCGGGGTCGGTGGGCTGGTTGAAATCACTGCAGGTGGGTTCGTCCGCCGAGCACCGGATCGGGAACCCGCGCAGGAACGGGAAGCCCGGCAGCGGTGCGACCCCGAAACCCACCATCGGCTGCGACCCGTAGTACTGCACGCCGAGGAAGTCGACCTTGCCTGCCATGTCGGGATCGACCTCGTCGGCGGTCTTGATTCCGTCGAAGTTCGCGTCGACCCAGCCGTCGATCACCGCGTTCGGGAACCATTGGTTGTAGAAGTGGTTCCAGGCGTCGGCGGCCTGCACGTCGAGCGGGTTGACCGGATTGGCCGGCCGGGCCGGGATCATGTTGTGGGTGAAGCCGACGAACGCCGCCGGCCCTCCCGGAGTGGTGGCGGTGATGTCCCAGGCGTGGATCGCGTCGTAGGCGGCGACGTGGCCGACGGCCTGGTTCACCAGGAACGTCGACGCCAGATCGGGCCGGATCACCCCGGGCGGCCAGTTCGGCACTACCCACGGGATCGCGAGGAACTCGGTGAGCACCGGCGGGAACGGCTCGTTGAGCGTGGCCCAGTTGTCCACCTGGTCGCCGTACTTCCATGCGACATAGGCGGCGTACTTCTCGAATTCGCGGGCGGTGGTCGGCGACAGCCAGCCCGCCGCGGGTGCGGGCAGACCGAGCTGGATCAGCGGCCGCGCGACGATCGGGTCGTGTACCCACACCGGCAGCGTGAAGTGGTTGACGGTGACGAACGGGTCCAGGCCGTACTGCCGAAGCGTCGCGAACACCGACCGGTAGTGCGCCACCTCGTCCTGGTCGGCGAGCGCGTCGAGGGCCTCCAGGTCCGCGAGGCTGAGCGTTCCGCCCTCGTCGGAGATGTCCACCGCCGCGGTGGAGTCGGGGAAGATACGGCTCCATTCGATGCTCATCCGGAAAGTGTTCATCCCGAGCTCGTCGCGGGCGAGCGCCGCATCGCCCTCGTAGGAGACGTAGGCGCCCGGCCCGTTCTCCGGCACCCCCTTGACGAGGCCGAGCAGCCGGTTCAGCGGGTCGTGCACCCAGCGGTACCAGTCCGAGCGGGTGTCCACGGGCGAGCCGGGTCCGCCTTCGGCCTGGAACCCTGAATGCGCGACACCCCAACGGAAGTCGTCGGGCAGGGACAGGTCGACACCGGCCACAGGCGTGACCTTGACGGTCACGGTGACGGTGCGGCCGTGGCCGCCGCCCGGGTTGAGCAGGTTGCCGAGGATCGGGACGAACTGCAGCAGGCCGAACAACCCGTGCACGTGCGAGCCGTCGTGCTCGTCGCTGACGGCCACGGTGAACGTGTCCGTGCCGCCGACCGCGGCCATCGCGTTCATCGGCCGGTAGACGAAGTTGCCGTCGGCGTCGACGGTGACGGTTCCGCCGTTGTGTGGGCGTCCGATCACCGTGTAGGTCAGCTCATCGCCGTCGTTGTCGACGATGCCGAGGTTCCCGGTGATCCGGACCTCGCCGTCGGCGGTCAGGCTCTGGGTGTGGGGCGGCGGATCCCCTGCGAGAGTGGGCGTGCTGTTGAAGAACTCGCGGCGCACCCAGGCCAGCAGCGCCCAGCCCGACGGGTCGGCCGGCGGCCGGGGCGGGCCGGCGGCGAACGGCTTGAACACCGCGCCCAGGAAGCCGGTGGCGAGGTCCACCACGTAGGTCACGGCGCTGCGTAGATCGAACGCGGTCGGCCAGGGCCGCCATGACGGCACCGCCGGCGGGGTGGCCAGGGTCGTCGAGACGGTCGAGGCCGCGCCGGCCGACTCCGGGGTCAACGGCTGTGGGGTGGACGGCTCCGGAGTGGATCGCTCTGCCGCGGTGCGCATCTGGACCGATGCGGCCCCGTCATCGTCGATCGTGGCGGCGTCGGATTCAGCAGCGTCGGATTCAGCGGCGTCGGATCCGGCGTCGGATCTATTGTCGGCCACGGCATCCCCGAGCGCGGCGTCGCGCCGCGGGCCGTCAGGGTCGCCGGTTCCGGCGGCCGTCTCTTCGCGAACCGCGGCGGGCTCGTCGTCCTCGACCGGAACGTCGGGTGGCCCGTCATCGGGCACCTCACCCTCGGCCTCGCCGTCAGCCGGCTCGGGCTCGGGGTCCGGTTCGTCGACGTCCTTGGTGTCGTCGACGTCCTTGGTGTCGTCGCCATCCTCGGTGTCGCCATCGGCCTGGTCGGCCGATTCGCCGACCGGGCCGGCCCGTTCGCCGGTGGCACCGCCGGCCTCCGAAACCGTTGCTGCGGGGCCGTCCTCACCGGCCCATGCGACGCCGGATCCGGTGAGGACCGCTGCACCGACCCCCAGCGCGACCGCGAGAGCTCCGACCCGACCCACGCACTGCGCAGAACCCATGTCTTTGCATACCTCCGGCAGTTGGTCCCGGTTGGCGGTTTGCTCAAACTCAGGCTGAAGGTACGTGCCAACGGTAATAATTGGCGGGCTGCGTCGCGCACGCCGGTGCAGTTTCAAGGGGGGCAGGTCCGTGCTGTGGTTACTCCAGATTCCTCCGCTTGTGCTGGGCACGTTGTGGGTGACCGTCATCGTCGGCATCTCCGTCGGCGGGCTGCTGCTGTTCCGCAAGGTGATGCCGGCAGAACGGTTCGACAGCGCCAACACGGTGTCCACCACCATGTTTCAGCTAGCCGGCACGCTGTATGCGGTGCTGGTCGCGTTCGTCGTGGTGGTGGTCTGGGAGCAATTCAGTGACGCCGAGGACGCCAGTGGGCAGGAGGCCGCCGCAATCGCCGACCTGCTGCGCGACTCGGCGGCGCTGCCGGCGCAGTCACAGTTGGCGGTGGAGCAGGCCCTGATCGACTACACCAGAACCGTGGTCGACAGCGAGTTCCCGCGCATGCACCACGGCGAACACGTCGCCGAGCAGTCCCCCGAGCTGATCGCGGTGTGGGAAAACTATCTGCAGGTACAGCCGGAGACCCGTAATCAGATCGCGTTCTTCGACCACGCCATCGTGCGGCTGAACGACATGACCAGCTTTCGCAAGGCCCGGGTGTCCACCGGCGACTCGTCGGTACCCGTCGAGCTGTGGGTGCTGCTGGTTGGCGGCGGCGGCGTCGTGATGGCGTTCACGTTCCTGTCCGGCACCCGGGACCGGCTCGTGCACTCGCTCGGGGTCGGGCTGACCGCGGCGCTACTGTCATTCGTGCTGTACCTGATCTTCGCGCTGGAGCACCCGTACGTGGGCAAGCTCTCGGTGCAACCCACCGCCTACCTCAGCGTGCTGCAGTCCTGGGCCGACTGATCACCCCTAGCGACGCAGCGCGGCCAGCACCCGTTTCGGTATCGGCGACGACGCCTCGCTCGCGGCCTCGGTCATGTCGGCGATCGAGGTGAACTTGTCCCGCGGGCGCAACCCGGCGCCCCGGGCGGTCTCGGCCTCGTCGATGGCCTTCCAACCGGCGGCGTCGATGACTGCCGGCTGCCTGCCACGGACGAAGCGAGGCAACGCGGACGGCTTGTGCACCGGCGCCGGGAGGCGGCCGTCGTTGTAGTCGGCGACAAGGTTGTGCACGGTCTCGGCGGCACAGGATTTGTTGGTGCCGATGAAGCCGGTGGGTCCGCGTTTGATCCAGCCGGCCACATAGCTGCCCCGCACCGGTTCGCCCGCCTCGGGCTCGATCACGCGTCCGCCGTCGTTGGGCACGACCGCGGCCACCTCGTCAAAGGGCAGCCCACGAATGGGCTTGCCGCGGTAGCCGATCGAGGTCAGCACCAGCCCCGCGGCGATGTCACAGGTCTGGTCGGTACCGGTCACACCGAACCGCACCCCGGCGGCGCGCTGCTCCCCCAGCACCCGCTGCGGGGTCAGGTGATAGGCCAGCCTGATGCGCGGCCCGGTGATCGGTGCGGTCGCGTCACCCAGTTTGGCCAGCACCTCGAGCTTGTTGCGGGTGAGCGGATCGGTCGTCTCGGCCAGCGCGGTGAGCACGCGGTCGTGATCGGCAGGGTCGAGCACCACCTCACAGGTCGAGGTCAGGCCGATCAGTTCGGGCAGCGTGAACGCCGACGCTTCGGGTCCGCGCCGCGCCGCGATCACCACCTCCCGCACGCGTGAGCCACGCAGCGCCGTCAGCGCATGATCGGCGATGTCGGTGCGCGCCAGCACGTCCGGATCCGTCGTCAGGATCCGGGCCACGTCGAGGGCCACGTTTCCGTTACCGACGATCACCACGCGTTCGTCGCCGAGGTCGACCGGCAGATGCGCGAAATCGGGATGGGCGTTGTACCACGCCACCACCTCGGTGGCCGTCGCCGTGCCCGGCAAGCCCATGCCGTCGACGTCCAGGCGGCGGTCGTCGGGGGCGCCCACCGCGTACAGAACAGCGTGATGGTGGGCCAGCAGCTCGTCGTGGGTGACGTCCGAGCCGACCTCGACGTTGAGGTAGAACGTGAACCCCGGCCGGGCGGCGATCTTGTCGAACAGCCCGGTCACCCGTTTGGTGCTCTGGTGGTCGGGCGCGACACCTGCCCGCACCAGCCCGTAGGGCGTCGGCAGTTTCTCGAACACGTTGACCCGCACACCCTTCTGGGTGAGCAGTTCGTCGGCGGCGTACATCGCCGCGGGTCCCGACCCGACGATCGCGACGGTCAACGGACCACCCGGTCGCGGATGGACCACGGGCGCTTCCTGCACCGGCGCCAGCTTCGACGTCGGCGGCAACTTACCTTCGCGCTTCGGGTAGAAGGCGGCGTTGAGCTCGACGAACGGCAGCTGCTCGGGTTCCAGCCGGGTGTCCGCGGAGATGGCCCCGACGGGGCAGGCCGAGACACACGCCCCGCAGTCCACACAGGCCACCGGGTCGATGTAGAGCATCTCGGCGGTCGCGAAGCCGGGCTCGTCGGGGGTGGGGTGAATGCAATTCACCGGGCATGCGTAGACGCA contains:
- a CDS encoding maleylpyruvate isomerase family mycothiol-dependent enzyme; translation: MTALGPQLVFASAADHFVGLVRQIPDAAWGDPGLGEWNVRDLVGHASRSLITVSTYLQAPAQREDVPDAVDYYVRMRSYASDMGEAAVVERGRQAGRGLGDDPAAAVETLAARVQAELAAVDDPLIEVIGGLGIRLSSYLPTRTFELAVHGLDIARAVGIDVEPPVEVLADAAALAARIGVALGQGPTALLALTGRTALPVGFSVV
- a CDS encoding VOC family protein codes for the protein MAIDNQPMLVPHLVVEDAAAALDFYAKAFGAEEMVRMPGPEGKLIHAATRINGAMVFLNDDFPEFNGGKASTPTALGGSPVTIHLHGPDVDGRFQRALDAGATVVNPLEDQIWGDRYGVLRDPFGHLWSLAETVREVDMNEVMEQMSASG
- a CDS encoding family 1 glycosylhydrolase — encoded protein: MGSAQCVGRVGALAVALGVGAAVLTGSGVAWAGEDGPAATVSEAGGATGERAGPVGESADQADGDTEDGDDTKDVDDTKDVDEPDPEPEPADGEAEGEVPDDGPPDVPVEDDEPAAVREETAAGTGDPDGPRRDAALGDAVADNRSDAGSDAAESDAAESDAATIDDDGAASVQMRTAAERSTPEPSTPQPLTPESAGAASTVSTTLATPPAVPSWRPWPTAFDLRSAVTYVVDLATGFLGAVFKPFAAGPPRPPADPSGWALLAWVRREFFNSTPTLAGDPPPHTQSLTADGEVRITGNLGIVDNDGDELTYTVIGRPHNGGTVTVDADGNFVYRPMNAMAAVGGTDTFTVAVSDEHDGSHVHGLFGLLQFVPILGNLLNPGGGHGRTVTVTVKVTPVAGVDLSLPDDFRWGVAHSGFQAEGGPGSPVDTRSDWYRWVHDPLNRLLGLVKGVPENGPGAYVSYEGDAALARDELGMNTFRMSIEWSRIFPDSTAAVDISDEGGTLSLADLEALDALADQDEVAHYRSVFATLRQYGLDPFVTVNHFTLPVWVHDPIVARPLIQLGLPAPAAGWLSPTTAREFEKYAAYVAWKYGDQVDNWATLNEPFPPVLTEFLAIPWVVPNWPPGVIRPDLASTFLVNQAVGHVAAYDAIHAWDITATTPGGPAAFVGFTHNMIPARPANPVNPLDVQAADAWNHFYNQWFPNAVIDGWVDANFDGIKTADEVDPDMAGKVDFLGVQYYGSQPMVGFGVAPLPGFPFLRGFPIRCSADEPTCSDFNQPTDPGGFREVLELAASYGKPLWVTENGIADDEDTKRPSYIVNHVAVVQDLVAHGTDIRGYTYWSFVDNLEWSEGYELQFGLYGSDPDTPELERIPKPASIAALSGITVANGLPVALLQNHIPS
- a CDS encoding DUF4239 domain-containing protein, which codes for MLWLLQIPPLVLGTLWVTVIVGISVGGLLLFRKVMPAERFDSANTVSTTMFQLAGTLYAVLVAFVVVVVWEQFSDAEDASGQEAAAIADLLRDSAALPAQSQLAVEQALIDYTRTVVDSEFPRMHHGEHVAEQSPELIAVWENYLQVQPETRNQIAFFDHAIVRLNDMTSFRKARVSTGDSSVPVELWVLLVGGGGVVMAFTFLSGTRDRLVHSLGVGLTAALLSFVLYLIFALEHPYVGKLSVQPTAYLSVLQSWAD
- a CDS encoding FAD-dependent oxidoreductase, with the protein product MPHVITQSCCSDGSCVYACPVNCIHPTPDEPGFATAEMLYIDPVACVDCGACVSACPVGAISADTRLEPEQLPFVELNAAFYPKREGKLPPTSKLAPVQEAPVVHPRPGGPLTVAIVGSGPAAMYAADELLTQKGVRVNVFEKLPTPYGLVRAGVAPDHQSTKRVTGLFDKIAARPGFTFYLNVEVGSDVTHDELLAHHHAVLYAVGAPDDRRLDVDGMGLPGTATATEVVAWYNAHPDFAHLPVDLGDERVVIVGNGNVALDVARILTTDPDVLARTDIADHALTALRGSRVREVVIAARRGPEASAFTLPELIGLTSTCEVVLDPADHDRVLTALAETTDPLTRNKLEVLAKLGDATAPITGPRIRLAYHLTPQRVLGEQRAAGVRFGVTGTDQTCDIAAGLVLTSIGYRGKPIRGLPFDEVAAVVPNDGGRVIEPEAGEPVRGSYVAGWIKRGPTGFIGTNKSCAAETVHNLVADYNDGRLPAPVHKPSALPRFVRGRQPAVIDAAGWKAIDEAETARGAGLRPRDKFTSIADMTEAASEASSPIPKRVLAALRR